A window of Castanea sativa cultivar Marrone di Chiusa Pesio chromosome 1, ASM4071231v1 contains these coding sequences:
- the LOC142641661 gene encoding cytochrome P450 CYP82D47-like: MLSSYPSSITSMASIFALFLFIFFLLWISRRVQRTASKKTVPPGAGGAWPLIGHLLLLRELQPPHITLGKMADKYGPIFTIYLGVHRTLVVSSWEIAKECFTTNDKAFANRPKVIAAEIMGYNYAMFGSSPYGPYWRQLRKITVLEVLSNHRLELLKHIRQAEVSASIKDMYNQWVKNEKVQVEMKRWFGYTTLNVVLKTVVGERFSGAVTNVENEENDQRRKALRDFFDLTGAFVLSDAIPYLRWLDFGGYKKAMKKTGKELDCMVGEWLKEHKRAKISGEVKGHQDFMDVMLSNVTDDDAETSSYDADTIIKATSLVLMLAGTDATTITLTWALSLLLNNYEVLRKAQQELDLQVGRERQVEESDVKNLVFLQAIIKETMRLYPAASLSVPHESTEDCTLAGYHVPAGTRLIVNVSKLHRDPDVWSNPNEFRPERFLTTHKDVDVRGQHFEYLPFGSGRRVCPGISFALQVIQLTLATLLHAFDFSTPLNEPVDMSEEAGQTNLKVTPLEVHVTPRLPAQVYA; the protein is encoded by the exons ATGCTCTCCTCGTACCCATCCTCCATAACTTCTATGGCTAGCATTTTTGCCCTTTTCCTGTTCATCTTCTTTTTGCTATGGATATCAAGAAGAGTTCAAAGAACTGCCAGTAAAAAGACAGTTCCACCTGGAGCTGGCGGCGCGTGGCCTTTGATTGGCCACCTCCTCCTATTAAGAGAGTTACAACCGCCTCATATAACTTTGGGTAAAATGGCCGACAAGTATGGACCAATCTTCACTATCTACTTGGGTGTGCATCGAACTCTAGTAGTAAGCAGTTGGGAGATAGCAAAAGAGTGTTTTACCACCAATGACAAAGCCTTTGCCAACCGTCCAAAAGTTATAGCCGCAGAAATCATGGGTTACAACTATGCCATGTTTGGGTCTAGCCCTTACGGTCCCTATTGGCGTCAATTACGGAAAATAACCGTGCTTGAGGTCCTCTCAAATCACCGACTTGAGTTGCTCAAACACATTCGGCAAGCCGAGGTAAGTGCATCTATAAAAGACATGTATAACCAATGGGTCAAGAATGAAAAGGTACAAGTGGAGATGAAAAGATGGTTTGGTTACACAACCCTAAACGTAGTATTGAAGACTGTTGTAGGAGAGCGATTTAGTGGGGCTGTGACCAATGTTGAGAATGAAGAGAATGATCAACGTCGAAAGGCTTTGAGAGATTTTTTCGATTTGACTGGGGCATTTGTGTTGTCAGACGCAATACCATACCTGAGATGGTTGGACTTCGGAGGGTACAAGAAAGCAATGAAGAAAACAGGAAAAGAATTGGATTGTATGGTTGGAGAATGGTTAAAAGAACATAAGCGTGCAAAAATTTCAGGTGAGGTGAAGGGACACCAAGACTTTATGGATGTGATGTTGTCCAATGTTACTGACGATGATGCTGAGACTTCCAGTTATGATGCTGATACAATCATCAAAGCTACAAGCTTG GTCCTTATGTTAGCAGGTACAGACGCAACAACAATAACATTGACATGGGCTCTCTCTTTACTTCTCAACAATTATGAAGTTTTAAGGAAAGCCCAACAAGAATTAGACCTCCAGGTTGGTAGAGAAAGGCAAGTAGAGGAATCAGACGTGAAAAATTTGGTCTTTCTCCAAGCTATTATCAAAGAAACAATGCGTTTATATCCTGCAGCATCACTCTCAGTACCACACGAGTCTACTGAAGACTGTACTTTGGCTGGCTATCATGTCCCAGCAGGCACTCGACTCATTGTTAATGTTTCAAAGCTCCATCGAGACCCAGATGTATGGTCAAATCCAAATGAATTTCGACCTGAAAGATTCCTTACAACCCACAAGGATGTTGATGTTAGGGGCCAACATTTCGAATACTTACCATTTGGTAGTGGTAGAAGAGTGTGCCCTGGGATATCGTTTGCACTACAAGTTATACAACTCACATTAGCTACTTTGCTACATGCTTTTGATTTCTCGACCCCGTTAAATGAACCTGTGGACATGAGTGAGGAAGCAGGACAAACCAACTTGAAAGTCACCCCACTTGAAGTCCATGTCACTCCTCGCCTTCCTGCCCAAGTATATGCATAA
- the LOC142608742 gene encoding inactive protein kinase SELMODRAFT_444075-like produces MRTQLMLPEEMEGSERQSSSTTTTTTANNNRASHKVLVAVKAEKVISKAALAWALTHVVHPGDCITLLAIIPKEKTSRRFWNFTLFRGDCGSSQREKLPEKIHQISESCSQMALQFRNQIEVKVRIKVVSSSPGGAVAAEAKSNGVNWVVLDKKLKQERKRCMEELQCNIVVMKGGQPKVLRLNLGCSTELQTPFFSATSTPGIDGEKLQGHQMKQSMVSSPQSSPEESRTFHTRNTWESSRWSYDTPSSLLLVYGQNPLFEGQNNGIHKPIAKRRDLNVPLSTPELNGQRFTTLSKPPTPSLARNQKRVLWIPQNHFVDGKSPTTQNYGKTKEIRSPTSKSLLDKFVDSDQDIGSNRASIDQMSQGDHTTNSSIRDAVSIGRNCSIPPPLCSQCQHKAPVFGKPPRHFSYKELEEATDGFSDINFLAEGGFSTVHRGMLRDGQAVVVKRLKFGGSQSHSDFCREVRILSCAQHRNVVLLIGFCIEERKRVLVYEYICNGSLDFHLNGNNTTLLDWPSRLKIAIGTARGLRYIHEDCRVGSIAHRDLRPNNILLTHEFEPLIAGFGLARWHSEWDISTEDQVIGTSGYLAPEYLEGGQITNKVDVYAFGVILLELMTGKRMDELQYIERQQFLSEWFHPLATLEPGHVIANNYHLLDPCLACEPSFDFPHQLEAVCRAASLCLRRDPESRPPMSKVLRVLEGGDLVPLGLDLNTVGCRSGHLGGISSFRQPELKRKHSRRLSH; encoded by the exons ATGAGGACTCAATTAATGTTGCCAGAAGAGATGGAAGGTAGCGAAAGGCAAAGCagctccaccaccaccaccaccaccgccaacAACAACAGAGCATCGCATAAAGTATTAGTCGCCGTTAAAGCCGAGAAGGTGATTTCAAAGGCTGCATTAGCATGGGCTCTAACGCACGTCGTTCATCCTGGCGATTGCATAACTTTGCTCGCCATAATTCCCAAGGAGAAAACCA GTAGAAGGTTCTGGAACTTTACGCTATTTAGAGGAGACTGTGGGAGCAGCCAACGAGAAAAGTTGCCGGAAAAGATTCATCAGATCTCGGAGTCTTGTTCTCAGATGGCTCTTCAGTTTCGCAACCAAATTGAG GTTAAAGTGAGGATTAAGGTGGTGTCAAGTTCGCCTGGTGGTGCTGTGGCTGCTGAAGCAAAGAGCAATGGTGTCAACTGGGTCGTACTTGACAA GAAATTGAAACAAGAGCGGAAGCGTTGCATGGAGGAACTGCAGTGCAACATTGTAGTAATGAAGGGTGGTCAACCAAAAGTCCTTAGGCTTAATTTAGGATGCTCAACTGAGCTCCAAACGCCCTTCTTTTCTGCCACTTCTACACCAGGAATAGATGGTGAAAAGTTGCAAGGCCATCAAATGAAGCAGTCTATGGTTTCTAGCCCACAGAGCAGCCCTGAAGAATCAAGAACTTTCCACACAAGAAATACATGGGAAAGTTCACGATGGAGTTATGACACACCGAGTTCTCTTCTCCTTGTCTATGGACAAAATCCTCTATTTGAAGGACAAAACAATGGAATTCACAAGCCAATTGCTAAGCGAAGAGACCTAAATGTCCCACTGTCAACCCCTGAATTGAACGGGCAAAGGTTTACCACTCTGTCTAAACCCCCAACACCATCTTTAGCTAGAAATCAAAAGAGAGTTCTTTGGATTCCCCAAAACCACTTTGTTGACGGAAAGTCCCCTACAACTCAAAACTATGGGAAAACTAAAGAAATTAGATCTCCAACTTCCAAAAGTCTACTTGATAAGTTTGTGGACTCTGATCAAGATATTGGGAGTAATAGAGCCAGCATCGACCAAATGAGTCAGGGAGACCACACTACAAACTCAAGCATCAGGGATGCCGTTTCAATTGGTAGAAATTGCTCAATACCTCCTCCTTTATGCTCACAATGTCAACACAAAGCACCTGTTTTTGGAAAACCTCCAAGACATTTCTCTTACAAAGAGCTAGAGGAAGCTACAGACGGGTTCTCAGATATAAATTTCTTAGCAGAAGGTGGTTTCAGTACAGTTCACCGGGGCATGCTGAGAGATGGCCAGGCTGTTGTAGTTAAGCGATTAAAGTTTGGTGGCTCTCAATCACATTCTGATTTCTGCAGGGAAGTGCGGATATTGAGCTGTGCGCAACACAGAAATGTTGTGTTGTTGATTGGGTTTTGCATTGAGGAAAGGAAGAGAGTGTTGGTCTATGAGTACatatgcaatggatccttggaCTTCCATTTAAATG GAAACAACACAACCCTTTTAGATTGGCCGTCAAGGCTAAAGATAGCAATAGGGACAGCACGGGGCTTACGATATATTCATGAGGACTGCAGAGTGGGTTCTATAGCGCACAGAGATCTGCGACCCAACAATATCCTCCTAACCCACGAATTTGAGCCTCTG ATTGCTGGTTTTGGGCTTGCTAGGTGGCACTCTGAATGGGATATCAGCACTGAGGATCAAGTTATTGGAACTTCGGG GTACCTGGCACCAGAATACTTGGAAGGTGgacaaattacaaataaagtagATGTATATGCATTTGGGGTTATTTTATTAGAGCTAATGACAGGTAAAAGAATGGATGAGCTGCAATATATAGAGAGACAGCAGTTCCTGTCTGAATGGTTCCACCCACTAGCCACATTAGAACCAGGCCATGTTATAGCAAATAACTATCATTTACTGGATCCATGCTTGGCCTGTGAACCATCCTTTGATTTCCCTCATCAACTAGAGGCAGTGTGTCGAGCTGCTTCCTTGTGCCTACGTCGAGATCCTGAATCCAGACCCccaatgtcaaag GTTCTCAGAGTGCTAGAAGGAGGAGATTTGGTTCCTCTGGGTTTAGACTTGAACACAGTCGGTTGTAGAAGTGGCCATTTGGGTGGTATCAGCTCATTTAGACAACCTGAACTGAAGAGAAAGCATTCACGTAGGCTCTCACATTGA
- the LOC142622805 gene encoding protein JINGUBANG: protein MLGFAMRDIKEGGPDGGGAPMMYANTSRTTSMSRSKFGTVLHSDPNISSSANNVDDDFPMRNSSASLNLSACYDPSRMSGEGSPMTMSPWNQTSPFTKSPWANFDENVTQNALIGSLVREEGHIYSLAASGDLLYTGSDSKNIRVWKNLKEFSGFKGNSGLVKAIILSGEKIFTGHQDGKIRVWKVSPKNPSVHKRAGTLPSLMDIFKSSIKPSNYVEVRRRRTALWIKHTDAVSCLSLSEDKLFLYSASWDRTIKVWKIDNSKCIESINAHDDAVNSVVASAEGLVYTGSADGTVKVWKREVNGKVTKHSLTQKLLEQECAVTALAVNASGSVMYCGSSDGIVNFWERSEKKLSHGGVLRGHKLAVLCLAAAGNLVLSGSADKTICVWRKDGVIHTCLSVLTGHSGPVKCLAIEEDREPSNNGDQRWIVYSGSLDKSVKVWCVSSLAPDLNVIVMKQQQQQQQQQQFQFQFQQQQSQNQNQNQNHDHDHDHNQTVFDADSMPSDGSFSSTGRVSTTKKH from the coding sequence ATGTTGGGATTTGCAATGCGAGATATTAAAGAAGGAGGCCCCGATGGAGGAGGCGCTCCAATGATGTACGCCAACACATCCAGGACGACTAGCATGTCGAGGTCGAAGTTCGGAACCGTCTTGCATTCTGATCCTAATATCTCATCTTCGGCAAACAATGTCGACGATGATTTCCCAATGCGTAACAGCAGTGCCTCCTTAAACCTATCTGCTTGTTATGACCCGAGTCGAATGAGCGGTGAGGGTTCTCCTATGACAATGTCACCATGGAACCAAACTTCACCTTTTACCAAATCACCTTGGGCTAATTTCGACGAAAACGTTACTCAAAACGCTCTCATCGGCTCGCTGGTTCGCGAAGAAGGCCATATTTATTCGTTAGCCGCGTCCGGTGATCTCTTATACACTGGCTCAGATAGTAAGAACATTCGGGTCTGGAAAAACCTCAAAGAATTCTCGGGGTTCAAAGGGAATAGCGGTTTGGTTAAAGCTATTATACTTTCCGGGGAAAAGATTTTCACCGGTCACCAAGACGGGAAAATTCGTGTTTGGAAAGTTTCTCCTAAGAACCCAAGCGTTCATAAACGAGCTGGGACTTTGCCGAGTTTGATGGATATCTTCAAAAGCTCGATCAAACCTAGTAACTATGTCGAAGTGAGACGACGTCGTACTGCTCTATGGATCAAACACACGGACGCGGTGTCGTGTTTGAGTTTGAGCGAAGACAAACTGTTTCTGTATTCGGCTTCGTGGGATAGGACTATTAAGGTTTGGAAAATTGACAACTCGAAGTGCATCGAATCGATTAACGCTCACGATGACGCCGTTAATTCTGTTGTGGCCAGTGCTGAAGGGTTGGTTTACACAGGCTCAGCTGATGGAACCGTTAAGGTTTGGAAAAGAGAAGTTAATGGCAAGGTTACGAAGCATTCTCTGACTCAGAAACTGTTGGAGCAAGAGTGTGCTGTAACGGCGTTAGCCGTTAACGCCTCCGGTTCGGTCATGTACTGTGGGTCCTCTGACGGAATCGTTAACTTTTGGGAACGGAGTGAGAAGAAACTATCACATGGGGGAGTCCTCAGGGGACACAAATTGGCTGTACTGTGTCTCGCGGCTGCAGGGAACTTGGTGCTGAGTGGTTCGGCTGATAAGACCATCTGTGTGTGGAGGAAAGACGGCGTTATTCACACGTGTCTTTCCGTTTTGACGGGACATAGCGGACCCGTTAAGTGCTTGGCTATTGAGGAGGATCGTGAGCCGTCCAATAATGGTGATCAACGGTGGATTGTTTATAGTGGGAGTCTTGATAAGTCTGTGAAGGTTTGGTGTGTTTCTAGTTTGGCTCCTGATTTGAATGTGATAGTTATGAAgcaacaacagcagcaacaacaacaacaacagttTCAGTTTCAGTTTCAGCAACAGCAGAGTCAGAATCAGAATCAGAATCAGAATCATGATCATGATCATGATCATAATCAAACGGTTTTTGATGCGGATTCAATGCCATCTGATGGGAGTTTCTCCTCTACAGGCAGAGTTAGCACGACCAAGAAGCACTGA